GATGTACCTTGGACCGAAGGCACAGCTATATGCGAACGAGGTTGCCAATAATCCGTTAGCCCAGGTTTTCTTCGATTATCCTGCCGATAATGGTTGCGGTTTCCCTGACATAGAGGATGTTTGGGATGGGCCGACACCTTGGGCAGGGCATGTTAAGAAGTTGAGCTATGACAATCTCACATCGCGCATGGAGCCGGAAGACCATATGGATTCGTTCATCGCCCGAGAGTCTATCAAGTTCTTGAAGCAATATAAAGATCAGCCGTTTTTCCTGTTGACGAGCTTTATGAAACCACATACTCCTTTCTGGCCGCCGAAAGGGTGGGCGGAACTCTATCCGCCGCAAGATTTGGAACTGCCGGAATGGGGTGACCTCTCCGGTTATCCTCCGCATATTTCATACAGAATGCCACTAACCCGTGATCGCAAGAAACGCCTCAAGGCCCATAGCGCAGGTTATAGGGGTAATCTCGCATTCGTGGATTCCTGCATCGGCCAGGTTTATCATGCGCTGGAAGAATTGGGGCTATTGGATAACACAATCGTGGTTTATACCTCCGACCATGGCGAGATGGACGGTGATCATGGCATGTTCCAGAAGTTCTGCCTTTTCGAACCTTCTATAAAGGTCCCGCTTATCATTAGCTATCCGAAGTCCTTGCCGGTCAATAAGGTCAGTGAGGCGCTAATCGAACAAATCGGCCTCTACCCAACCCTTTGCGATTTAGTCGGCATCGAGCAGCCCAAGTCCGTCACCAACTACCCCGTTCCTAACGCTCCCGAGAAAATGGACGGTATCAGCTTCGCCAACCTAATCCAAGACCCCACCAAAGAAGGCCCTTCTGAAGTCTATGCCGAATACGCGCTAAGGTCCAATCTGAACATGTACATGATCCGCGCCAAGCGCTACAAATACGTCCACAACCACACCTCCACCCACGAACTCTACGACATCCAAGAAGACCCCAATGAGAACCACAACTTGATAAATGAGATGGGATTGCAGGGCATAGTACGCGAGTTGAGGGACAAGCTGTACAAGTGGTACGACCCCGAGCAGAATCCATTTAGGGGGACGGAGAGGTAAGGTTCCATTTGACAAATGTCCTACTGTGTGGGATAATGAATAATAATAAAGGATTATTATGCGTTTCGAACAGACAAGCGTATTTGCTGTCAGTCGACCTAAATATTTCACGGAAGATACATTTAATAATCTGAAGGAATATTTGTAGTCCAATCCGAAGTGTGGGAAAGTAATGCCCGGATGTCATGGGTTGCGAAAGTTGCGGCTAGCGGACTCTAATCGGGGAAAAGGCAAGAGGGGTGGCATCAGGCTGATTTATTTATATCTTCAGGAGGTCGATCCTCATATCATTGTCTTTTTTATGGTTTACGACAAGGACGAACGCAAGGATATTAATTTGAAGGAACAAAAGAATCTGTCAAGATTAGTAGATAAAGTAAAGGTCGAAGTGATAATGAGCGCGAAGGGAAGTCGGTGATATAAAATGATTGATGAGAAGCCGAGCATCTATGAAGACCTAAAACAAGGCCTTGAGGAAGTAATAGAATGGGCGCGCAGTGGAATGGAAGGCCGGCTGGAGGAATTGCGTATCCTAGCGCCTGAATATACGGCTGAGGACGTGAAGCGCATTCGCGAACAGCGGAACATGAGTCAAGGCAAGTTCGCTTTCCTGATGAACGTCTCAATGAAGACCGTCCAAAGCTGGGAGCAGGGAAAGCGCAAGCCAAGCCATTCATCAGCGCGTCTGCTACAGATTATCGAAACGCCTGATGCGCTACCCGAAATGATCGCAAGCGTTCAATCTGTTAAGCACATAAAGCGGGACGGTATCCTTACAGCTAGTCAGGTTTCTGAGACGTCTGGTAGCTACAGCGTTGGTAAGCCTTCTGAGAAAAAGAAATAGCTCCCCTGAATTCTTGACCCAAAGCGGGTGATATGTTACACTGTTGTCGGACGAAAGGCACCCACAAGGAAAGGGGAGGAGATTAGATGAAACTGTTAATGACGATCACGATCTTCGTAGGTACTGTGGCTGTAATTGGGCTTATCGCAGGAATCACTAGGTTGACGCCAAATGTGGCAAAGGAAGATGACGCAACCGTACAACAGGCGGGTTATCAGTTGGAGTCGACACGGAAAGTATCCGTCAGCATGAACCGTCTAGACATTCCACAGCCGAATGGGCTAGCTAAGGAGGTTCCGGTCACTATTGAGGTTAGTGCATATCGGCTCAAGCTTAGGTCGCCCTACGACGCAATGCCAAGATATCCGGTCCATTGCGCTACAGTCCGCTCCATGGACGATTCCTTCGCCTTTTCGCATTCCGTTTGTTCCTCAACCCCTTTTGCCGAGATGCAACTTCTGAAAGGAGATTACGACAAACCGTACCTTGCGTGGGTTGAGTTCAGTCTCCTCTACCTTGTCGATATCTCGTCTGCGAATGATAGAGGGGGCCTGCTGAAGGAATGGTTGGCGGCGAAGGGGGAAATTCATCCAGCGTATGTGCGAGTGCACCTTGGGGCATTAGTACCCGCAATCGACTCCTGGGGTCAGCACGGAGAGCATCTAATCGTTAAGGTTCATTCCATTGCACGGGATACAGCAGGCAACCTCACTGTCCAAGTGAGTGGGACAAAGCAGGATAAGCTCTATACGCTGTCTCAAGATAAGACCGCACAGTTTGGCTGGAGAGTCAAATAGCTGATGGAACGGGAGCTAGACCCTAATGCGTATACGGTCTGTAACTGCCCATTCGAGTTATCATTTTTGTAAATTTATGGGCAATTTCTAGATACCGCTTCATCTGACTCTGACTAGCGAATGTAGCGGGAGAAGATAACGCGTCTTCTAGTTGAGAGTAAGGCATGTAGCAGTTCTTATGCATGGGTGTCTGAAGGATAGAACGATTGTGGCGGGTGCGGTGAACGGGTTTTAAGGTTATAAAAATCAGGGCGCGGCGAGAGCCGCGCCCTGTTTTAGTACTTATCTAATCCAACCAAACCCTACTTCGTTCGGTCGTTTTTGGGGTTTTCGTAGTAGTCGAAGCTTGTGCCTAAGGCATTAAGTAGCTCGTCTGTGGCTTTGCTTAGTTCGGCGATTACTTCTGCGGGTAATGGCTCGTTGGCGGCTTTTGCGTTGGCTTCAAGCTCTTTGACGTTTCTTGAGCCTGCCAGGGAGCAGGTTAGGCCGTTGCCGGCGATGGCCCACTTGAGAGAAATCTCGGGGGTGGTCATGCCGTATTTCTTGGTGATAGCTCTCACAGCGTTAATCGCAGCGTCGGTTTCGACTTCAGCGCCAGGGAGGCCGTGGCGGCAATGCTCGGGAGTTCGGGCGACGTCGAAGT
This genomic interval from bacterium contains the following:
- a CDS encoding sulfatase-like hydrolase/transferase, translated to MYLGPKAQLYANEVANNPLAQVFFDYPADNGCGFPDIEDVWDGPTPWAGHVKKLSYDNLTSRMEPEDHMDSFIARESIKFLKQYKDQPFFLLTSFMKPHTPFWPPKGWAELYPPQDLELPEWGDLSGYPPHISYRMPLTRDRKKRLKAHSAGYRGNLAFVDSCIGQVYHALEELGLLDNTIVVYTSDHGEMDGDHGMFQKFCLFEPSIKVPLIISYPKSLPVNKVSEALIEQIGLYPTLCDLVGIEQPKSVTNYPVPNAPEKMDGISFANLIQDPTKEGPSEVYAEYALRSNLNMYMIRAKRYKYVHNHTSTHELYDIQEDPNENHNLINEMGLQGIVRELRDKLYKWYDPEQNPFRGTER
- a CDS encoding helix-turn-helix domain-containing protein — translated: MIDEKPSIYEDLKQGLEEVIEWARSGMEGRLEELRILAPEYTAEDVKRIREQRNMSQGKFAFLMNVSMKTVQSWEQGKRKPSHSSARLLQIIETPDALPEMIASVQSVKHIKRDGILTASQVSETSGSYSVGKPSEKKK